From Coregonus clupeaformis isolate EN_2021a chromosome 2, ASM2061545v1, whole genome shotgun sequence:
AACCATAGACCATGAGGTAACTGCCGCCTATGAAATTCGTGCTGAGGCGATGGACCGAGGGCACTCCTCACGGAAAACGTATTGCAAAGTGTTAGTAGAAGTTATTGATGTCAATGACAATGCCCCTGAAATATCAGTTACGTCACTCATCAGCCCAGTCAAAGAGGATGCTGAGATAGGGACAGTGGTCGCCTTGgtgacagtaactgataaagacGGAGGTAAAAACGGACTCACCAACTGTAAGCTTGTTGGGTCTGTTCCTTTCAAATTGAATTCGAACTACAAAAACTATTATTCGTTAGTGGTCGATGGGCCTCTGGACAGAGAGAGCGCTTCTCAGTATAATGTTACCATCACAGCTACGGATGAAGGGACCCCGCCTCTTTCCAGCACCAGCGTCATTACTGTACATGTTTCTGATGTGAATGACAACGCTCCTCGCTTCTCAGAGCCCGTGATGAATGTTTATGTGAAAGAGAACAGTCCGGTAGGAGACGTCATTTACACGATTTCTGCTTTTGATCCAGATTCAGAAGAAAACTCAAAGATTACGTATACATTATTAGATAAAAGTGTTTCAATATCATCATCTGTAAATATAAACTTGGATACTGGAGATATAGTCAGCCTGCAGTCTTTTAACTATGAGGATATCAAAACGTTCCATTTTATAGTTCAGGCCACAGACTATGGTGTTCCTCCTCTCAGCAGTAACGAGACTGTGAACGTTTTTATCCTGGATGAGAATGACAACAGTCCTGGGATTCTAGCCCCCTATTCTGAACACGGCTCCGTTAACACTGAGAACATTCCCTATTCTGCTGAAGCGGGCTACTTTGTGGCCAAGATCAGGGCTGTAGATGCCGACTCTGGCTACAATGCGCTGCTTTCTTATCACATCTCTGAGCCCAAGGGAACCAACCTCTTCCGAATCGGAACCAGCAGCGGGGAACTAAGGACTAAGAGGCGAATGAGTGACAATGACCTGAAAACTCACCCATTGGTCGTGTTGGTTTCTGATAACGGAGAACCCTCACTGTCAGCGACTGTGTCTATTGACGTAGTAGTGGTTGAAAGTACAGGTGAAATCCAGACTCAATTCAGAAATGTGCCGAGAAAGGAGGAGAAGTTCTCTGATTTAAACCTGTATTTGCTGATCGCCATTGCCTCGGTATCAGTGATATTTTTACTGAGCCTCATCAGTTTAATAGCTGTAAAATGCCACAGGACAGACGAGAGTTTCAGAAGGTACAGCGCCCCAATGATCACCACACACCCTGACGGGAGCTGGTCCTACTCTAAATCTACTCAGCAGTATGACGTGTGTTTCAGCTCAGACACAATGAAGAGTGACGTAGTTGTTTTCCCCGCTCCATATCCACCTGCAGATGCAGAACTGATCAGTATTAACGGAAATGACACCTTTAGCAGGAATCAAACATTACCCAACAAAGAGAAGGTAAGATCTATAAATCAACGTGCCTATTTTTCTATTGAATTATATCTGTATTACTCCATTGAACTACTTGCAGTCAAATAATATTGTTTTCTAAGTTACTCTTACCTTGAAaacagccatccatccatccagtcgAGAGTTGTTACATTGGCTTTGTGCGTATGGCCTTCTGGCTTCATAGAGCGAGTGTTGCTGTCCGTGGTTCTGAAAGCTCGCTAAACTTCAGAGCTAAAGAATCGTTTAATGCTCTATAACATATTAATGGAGTTCTATGACACTGTACAGTAGTGTTGCGCTTTAGGAATGTGTAATATGTCAAATCACAACAAAGTTGTATGTAGGGTATTTTGAGAATATAGACAGGATCGTATACAACGTATGGGAAATATACAGTTACATCATGTTGCAGCTTTATCATATAGGCTACACGTTTACCATTGACGTTTTCAGCCTAAAGGTCCGTGCTGTATATTTATCCATTTCAACTTGTATATTTCTTCCCAAAGGTAAAATATTACCaagtgctgtccatggtgcttaAATCGTTCTTGCTCTTtgctaataatatgccatttagcagacgcttttatccaaagcgacgtacagtcatgcgtgcatacatttttgtgtatgggtggtcccggggatcgaacccactaccctggcgttacaagcgccgtgctctaccagctgagctacatgaGGGGAAGCGTTGTTGTGTAGATGGATTCTTGTCACTCGTGTAATGGAATAGATGCAAAGTGGAAATGTACGTTAGAAAATTGTGTTAGAAATCTTGACAGCATCACACTGTTAACTCCTTGAGATTTGTATGTCAATGTGTGTCTTTGTTATGGCTTCTGTCATTGTTATCAAAACATGACTATCTGAACATTTATTTCATTATGTTAGGTTTACTTTTCTTCAGCTACTTTCCCTGTGTTTTGCATTGACTAGAACGTGTGTCCTTTTAATACACAGGCATTTCGGGTAGTAAATGTCCAACACAATATTGGAGTTTATCATAGTATTATAAAAACAAGTGAAATAATAGGCCTACGGTCTTATTTTACATTAGTAATATAGGTTATGTACAACATTAGCACATGGTGTCACTATAGACCACAGAAATTAATGTCGTCGCGGATATTCTATGACTCCTCCTCTCTGAATGAGAAAGATACTAGGGACATCGGTCCAGACCACTTTGTGAAGAGAAACACTCGAATGGTGGTGAGACGGAGAGGGCTGGGCTGGAGGCTAGTACAGGATCTCT
This genomic window contains:
- the LOC121585990 gene encoding protocadherin alpha-2-like, with amino-acid sequence MGHLRQRESVWIQCVALLCLFDWSATQISYSVSEELDKGTFVGNLAKDLNLNVQELESRGLRIISGYNKRYFEENLKTGILFVNERIDREELCPNTVKCSLNIEAILSDPSQLHRVEINILDINDNAPSFLERIHMLNITEAAFSGERYPLPIANDADTGSNSVNSYKLSPNEYFSLDVQSGGEQSVSAELVLQKALDREKQPVIQLTLTAIDGGKPPRSGTLLITVNVEDVNDNAPSFSKPLYKVSVPENVSSGTAIITLTATDLDEGVNGEIMYSLIGRGSLNHSNTFDINSDTGIITVKKTIDHEVTAAYEIRAEAMDRGHSSRKTYCKVLVEVIDVNDNAPEISVTSLISPVKEDAEIGTVVALVTVTDKDGGKNGLTNCKLVGSVPFKLNSNYKNYYSLVVDGPLDRESASQYNVTITATDEGTPPLSSTSVITVHVSDVNDNAPRFSEPVMNVYVKENSPVGDVIYTISAFDPDSEENSKITYTLLDKSVSISSSVNINLDTGDIVSLQSFNYEDIKTFHFIVQATDYGVPPLSSNETVNVFILDENDNSPGILAPYSEHGSVNTENIPYSAEAGYFVAKIRAVDADSGYNALLSYHISEPKGTNLFRIGTSSGELRTKRRMSDNDLKTHPLVVLVSDNGEPSLSATVSIDVVVVESTGEIQTQFRNVPRKEEKFSDLNLYLLIAIASVSVIFLLSLISLIAVKCHRTDESFRRYSAPMITTHPDGSWSYSKSTQQYDVCFSSDTMKSDVVVFPAPYPPADAELISINGNDTFSRNQTLPNKEKS